The Meriones unguiculatus strain TT.TT164.6M chromosome 9, Bangor_MerUng_6.1, whole genome shotgun sequence genome window below encodes:
- the LOC110565624 gene encoding small ribosomal subunit protein uS14-like, whose protein sequence is MGHQQLYWSHPRKFGQDSRSCRVCSNRHGLIRKSGLNMCRQCFCQYAKDIDFINLD, encoded by the coding sequence ATGGGTCACCAGCAGCTCTACTGGAGTCACCCGCGGAAGTTCGGCCAGGATTCTCGCTCTTGCCGCGTCTGCTCCAACCGCCACGGTCTGATCCGGAAATCCGGGCTGAACATGTGCCGTCAGTGTTTCTGTCAGTACGCGAAGGACATTGACTTCATCAATTTGGACTGA